TGGAATTCATACAAACACTTCCTCAATTTATGTGAAATTCTTATTGGGAATCCATGTAAACATGTGAGATGTCCgccttgaaattacacagaagaataCGCACTATGATCCAGGGTTCTGGAACCGTGCACAATGATGGCTCGTAGTGGCTCAGTAGCCTTAAGCATAAGTGGTACACAATTAAACTTAAAACTTAAACCATGATCTACACAAGCTTAAGAGATTTGGTGAAATTTTTTGTCTTAGAAGTGTCTATGAGAGTTCAAGCAAAGCTAAACATGTTTGTAAAATAGTTCATGATTTTCTGCTTAAATCAGAACTGGGTaggtatacttttttttttgaagcaagtaGGTATACGTATGCGTTGGGAAAATTAGAAAATATGATTTACAGTTGGGAAAATAACAACCATCTGTAAAAGCAGGTATACTGTTGAGAAAATTAGAATTCCTAGCTGTAAGCAGCTGTTTACTATTATGATTTCCTAGTTTTAAGTGGTtccgataataataataataataaataaaaaaacagagATTAGGTTACGACGTTTTTTTTTTATGAGGCACAATTTTTGATGTGGGTTTAAAGTAGTTTAGGTGAAAGCACCATTGAGCCTTGTAGAATTGCAATAGTCAATGTGGTATCCGTCATGAATGTGAGGAGATTGTATTTGGACAAAAACTTTTAAAGCATGGTACTCTATGCTTGCGCCTTATAATTTGCTGAgcataaaacaaattaaaaaaaaagtgataTTTGTTGATATGATTGATTCAGATCTAGTTTGTGATTCTCAAATAATTGTATTTTTTAAAGAGATGATTACCTCAGTAAGATCACTGGTGTTCACTGTTATGGCTCCAGGGATGGTTTGATAATCCAGTGATCAGATGAAAGATTTGTGTATGACCTTGAAGAAGAATAGTAAGGAAATCCGAGTGTAAATGCTTACTTGTACCTTAGGTTAGTTTAGTTCGAGGGCGTGCTGTATAGTGCTAACCATTAAGTGTCTAGCTACCAACCTCGTCTTAAGCTTCTAATACTGGACTACTATATCTCTGAACAAAGCGTAACAGTAGTCAGCTAAACCGATCCTAGTTTTCTGAGGAACTTGAATGTCTAAATATTATATGGGTGTTTGAAATTCCCATTAGAATTAGTACATCGAGACTATGAAGTTATAGCATTACTTTGTATCGCTGTTATTGTTAACTAACATTCTGAATCTAGATTAGCGCTATATAACGATTGGTAAAAGAGTTCAAAAGGAAAGAGACCCTGTTTTCTCAGATGCCTGCTTTTATTCCTTGCTCCACATTAGTGAGTCCATACAAACAAACatttctaatttttattttgcTAACTCCACATGTATCGAGTCTGCCATTAAGAAGTACACAGTACAAGCAATCAGCCACTTCACAGCTTGAAGTGGTCCAAGGCGGAGACACGGTTAAGTCCTTTACCGTTGTAATGGGCAGTGTAATCTTTAACAGTGGTATGCTTGTATACAGAGGAATTTGCATCCGACAGCTCCTCTATTGGACCATATAACCTTGTGGTACTTCCTCTGAAAAAACATGCCACTGACACCCGTGGTCCGACGCGATTAGCAAGTACTCGATGTTCTGCACTTTTAAGCTTCCCATTACTGATAAGCtgctcaaaagaaaagaaaaaccaatATTGTTCATACAATTCATATTCAGCTCAAATGTTGTGATTCTTACATGAGCAACGACGTACGATTTAAGAAGACAGATTACCTGAAGAAGATCACCGATATTTACTATTAGTGCACCAGGGATAGGCTTGACAGAAACCCAGCAACTCTGATTAAGAATTTGTAATCCACCAATACAGTCTTGGAGAAGAATAGTGAAGAAACTTGGGTCTGAATGCTGAGTTGTACCTAGGGTCAGTTCAGGCTCTGGGCATGCTGGATAATAATGACCACCAAGTGTCAAGCACTGAGTACAGTCCATGCCTTTAAGGTGGTCTTTGCTTAGCCCCAGAGCCTCTGAAAATAACTCAGTCAGAGTACCTCCTAGATTCATAATATGCTTCCAGTAGTCAACTACTATATCCCTGTATGAAGATCAGAAATAAAACATTATTAAGGTTGAACTGTTGAAGCAGATCGGTCTTCTGTCAATGTAGTAAAAAGTAGATTACTCAAAAATACCTGCAAGTGTCTGGCAATTCCTGTGGATTGATAGGATCAGGAGTTAATAGAAGACACCGAAGGGTATCTCTCCAATTCGCAGATCTCGATTTGTAAAGATCGAAATTGCTGTCAAACTGCACCTTTCGGCTGAGGTCTTTCTTGTACAACTGTTTTTTCAGCTCTTCATCTTCCTCATGAAATCGGCGTACGCCTTGGATCACCTCGTTCGTCACACTTGCAGGAATTCCATGATTCACCAATTGAAAGAAACCCCAAGTCTCTGATGCTACTCTAACCTCATCAATTATCTCCTTACGCCGTTGATCCATTCCTTGCAGGTCTATCAGCGGAATCTCAATTTTATTGTTATCCTCATTTTTGAAAGCTAAGTCTTCTATGAGCTCATCTTGCGTTCGGATAAATATTCTAGGAATCTTTTGAATTCCTGCATCAACTAGTCCTTTGACACCAgctttggtttcatcaaaggcctTCAACTCTTTGTTTCGATCATAATGGGGAATTTCTCCGCCTGCTCCAGCAATCTCCATTCTAGTGCTTGAGAAATGTAGAGGGTTTCTGTAGATATCTGAACTGGTTGAGAGTGTGTGTTGGAAGATCTAATTGCACCATCAACCTCAGGAAGATATGTGCTCCAGCTGTACCTTCTAGTGTGTACTTCAAGGCAATTATTTTGATTTGAGAATTATTGAAACGATCTACTGTCATCTACTACTGATTCCTAGATTTAACAAACAGTTAAAATCTGTTTCAAATATCGTCCGTCTCCTCTTATTCAAGCGTAAGTATTAACGAACCTTTATGGGCTCCccttattttcttttgtcttATTAAATAtactaggaattaccaataggtactattctagtgttcttagttagtgttCGATCTCCATGCTTGATTAGTTTATTCTCGTGAAAATAGGTCAGATCTAGATGGATCCTCACACTTTTTGTTTATTTCGTTATGAGATTTGCCTATACTAgcttctttttgttagttttagatttttttcactttgtttttctttatgaaccatcaatacatatatgatgtactggtagtttttgatgaaaatagttcagatcatgcttgtttgttgttacaaattgtttggatcagcagtacatatatggaatactgataaaaattgctttaattttgttgtatttatagttttttaatttttttttgcttgatctagaagtacatatatgcaatactgagatataactgttttgattttgttgtatttgtagatttataagttttttttgacatgcagttgatttttacttATGAATCAtaggtacatatatggaatactgaaaagaacttccttaatttgattatctttttgtttttcgcTTCAAAACCACGCTTGTTTGTAGATTCAGATGTTATTATCCACAAGTACATATGTCAGATACTGATATGAAGTGctctttgttgtgtttgattcatagttttgtcacctTTTTAGTCTTATCCTTCAGTAAGTATGTTAAATacggtaatatgtctttcgattttcttatttttcatagatctgtcacctattcttgtcatgcagttgatttgtaaTTCAAAAATCTTTAGTACATATGTCACATAGTGATAGTAAGTgctttttgttgtgtttgattcagtacgtgtgtgaaatactgaaatagattctagtttttttgatgtgttttacGCGGTACGTATTCATATACAGGTTTGTACTCGCTATTTTGCAGGTACAACCATGGTTTAATTTCCCTCCTTTTGGTATTGCTTCTTTTTCTCCCGCTAATGTACCTATGAAATCCATGAAAAGTAGATTACTGTGTAGAATAGGCTTTCATTGGTGTTTCCTTTTGCCGTGTATTGTTTTTGCTGCTCAAAACCACCGTTACTCCATTGGTACTGCCTTTTGGTATTGCTTCTCAACCATATGTATCAAACGACATCAAAGTTGGCTGGGAGACAACCGGCCGTTGATGATGAGCATATGGAGTTGGTACTATGGTGTTGAGCTGTTAATATTGAACTAAAGCCCCAACTGCTATGGAGTTGCATTAGCCAATACAGTCTCCATGAGTCGTGTATACAAATAACTAACCTTAAGTTAATTACTATCAAAGAATATTCCTATCTTGCAACGATTGTCGTTTTTAAGAATGCATTTTAGCTCCAGTCTGTTCTTCCTGACACCAATGTTGATCTTTTTTTTATCAACTCTATATACAACTAAATGGTTaaccatttctttatttttcctttgCAGGAAGAGTCGACCAAAGATGAGAAAAATGCTATTGAAAAATCGCCACAATAATAGGGATTTTCCGGTGTAGAATGATTGCTCTCACAGGTTTGGTTCAGTTAATATGTTAACTTAAATTTCTTATTTATCATCTGGACAGTTGTTAATGCTGACTAAGTTGAACACATCAGATGAAACAATGGTTTTGATAAAGCTTAggaaatgagcataaattggagaCATGGCGTAGAACTCAGGAATTGATTTAGATGTCTTTGAAAAGAATTCTTCTTCAGTGGAACATTAATTGATTTTTTCCATGACCATTGTCTTCTATATTGATATTAGCTGATTCAGGAGTTTGGGTTTTGCTATTTTATTATCCTATCGAGTATATATTTCCGTGACAATAATAGAGCCTTGCAAGCagattaaatttattaatatgtGCGCATATCTGAGTTGCATAACAAATGTGACATAGAGAACTTCTTTGTTGGAACAGATGTGTACTTTTCTCAGTAACACTCAAGGTTGGGGTTCCTTCATTGATCCACCGAATTGCAATCCCTGTGCTTGCTTAGaaccatttttattttagttgttAAATTAATGTCTCATGCGTTTCAGATTCGGcttttcttagatttgattaagctactgttgataaaaaatttctcattATGTGGTAACAATCGACAGGTAAAATCATTGATAACCTCCCATGGTAATTTGAATTTAATTACACCCCTTTTAAATTCTTTATGGCTATGATTGAGGAAAACTACTAATGTTAGCTTCGGGGTAAAGCGCAGCTTATGCTGTAAATGTCTTCTCATTGTTGatactaatgtttttttttctttttattaatgtattaatTGTTTGTGTATTAGATGCTTTGGATTAATGGCAGGGTCATCAAGAATGCCAATTATGTGCTTCCAGTTTAGTTTTTTGGTTGTCGATTAACTGTAAGAAactagcaaaaacaaaaaacatagttGCACGACTTATTTCAGCAGAAGTAATATAGTTTTTCAGTTATATTATGACTGGATTTCTATGAGATTGCTGCTTTTGTTGACCAGACTTCGATGTATTTCTGcaggatttattggtggagaccGCGACAGAGCAGGATGGCTCAGTCAGTAATATCACCGTGCAGCCCACAGTTTTTCAGGTTCATTAAATTCTGGATTTACTGGTGGAGACCATTCATCGTGCATTATGAGTTTTATTTGCATTGGTTTGTATGGTTCCTCAAATTAGACTCTGTATGTTTGGGCATAAGTTATGGCCCCTATGATGAACGTTTTAATTTTTGTGTGTCTGCAGGCATTGACACTAGCAGTACGTAAAGCGAGTCAATCTATATGCAGTTAAGAAGAAAACGATAATAGAAGATCCTTGCTTTGCCCCCAGAAGCATGGCAATACAGTCGAAGAAAAATTATAATCAtcacaatgtatgtgatgtaacacgttttctaatttatttatcattgattcttacagatttgtactatacctggaagcagtgcagcaaatatgtactcgaatttgtaagcattcagatatataatcggatttgtaagcagtacgacagatatgtactcagatttctaagcagtgcgacagatatgtactcaaatttgtaagcagtgtagcaaatatgtactcgaatttttaagcagtgtaccagatatgtactcaaatttataagcagtgtagacacacacgtttggtagtaatgagcattatggacatttccatgttttaattaattttggacctccggataaaaaaaaaatccggttggaccctactataaataactatatgggcctaggaccaaacaagaatttttccttaaatatATTCCCTGCCACGTGTTTTACCTCGAGGAGGCAAAAGCGATGCTTTATTTGGTGCCCCTCATCCCACCCTACGATGCTCATCTAAACTCTAGATCTAGGAACAGTGAACTATTTGAAAGGCATGGGTTCTACAGATTTGGTTGTATAAAGCATTTTCCCAGTGGGAGTTTTACCGCACACGAAAATGAACTTGTTTTCCTGAAAACTAATATTAATTATTTGCTAGTCTTTCTGAAAAATGGGTCTAAAGCAGTAAAGCAGGTTGGAGATGACAGTGTACCTTAAAGGTTTTATAACCAGGAGTTATCTAGTAATGAGACAGATAGACTAAGAAATGTTGAAGAAAAATTCAAACTGCACAGGAAAATGAACATGTTTAGGAGTATTTGATGGCGATGGAAATCTGAGTCTCCCATTACATGAACCAAGTTACAAGAATAACACACACCACATTGCTATCAACCGAGACTCATCACAGCTTAAAGTAGTTTAGGGAGGAAACGCCATCGAGCCCTCTAGAATGGGCATAATCGATATACTCTTTAAACGTGATATTTTGGTATACAGGGGGATTAGTTTCAGATGTTAGCTCTCTTATTGGATAAAGCAATGTTGGTTTGTCCAAACTTGCTCTGTAAAAACACCCTACTGAAATTCTTGGCCCGACATGGCTTGCGACTACTCTATGCTCGGAGCTTTTAAACTTGTCATTGCTTATAAGCTGCATGAAATGTACACATTACAGAAACAAGaaattaagaaaaatttataagacAAGGCACCTTTATATTTGTCAGGAACAAAATTACCTGAATAAGATCGCCAATGTTTACAGTTAAGGCTCCAGTGATGGGTTTGACAGTAACCCAGTGATTCTGATGTAGAAATTGAAGTCCAGCAACCTGATCTTGGAGAAGAATTGTGAAGAAACTTTGGTCTGCATGCTTTGTTGAGCCCATGGTCAGTTCAGGCTCAGGGCATGCTGGATAGTAGTGACCCAAGAGTGCCAAGTATTGAGTACAAT
This genomic interval from Papaver somniferum cultivar HN1 unplaced genomic scaffold, ASM357369v1 unplaced-scaffold_154, whole genome shotgun sequence contains the following:
- the LOC113336657 gene encoding 1-aminocyclopropane-1-carboxylate oxidase homolog 1-like; translation: MEIAGAGGEIPHYDRNKELKAFDETKAGVKGLVDAGIQKIPRIFIRTQDELIEDLAFKNEDNNKIEIPLIDLQGMDQRRKEIIDEVRVASETWGFFQLVNHGIPASVTNEVIQGVRRFHEEDEELKKQLYKKDLSRKVQFDSNFDLYKSRSANWRDTLRCLLLTPDPINPQELPDTCRDIVVDYWKHIMNLGGTLTELFSEALGLSKDHLKGMDCTQCLTLGGHYYPACPEPELTLGTTQHSDPSFFTILLQDCIGGLQILNQSCWVSVKPIPGALIVNIGDLLQLISNGKLKSAEHRVLANRVGPRVSVACFFRGSTTRLYGPIEELSDANSSVYKHTTVKDYTAHYNGKGLNRVSALDHFKL